The Streptomyces sp. NBC_01197 genome window below encodes:
- a CDS encoding molybdopterin-dependent oxidoreductase: protein MLGRARVLAVTAPPGPFRPAFWRSPLRGPWLTAVLGLVLLCGITVLFITGLLSYAAYNPGLGALNDKTPGKGLLGFYLFTWPTHPYWLYRLTQGVHVTLGIVLIPVVLAKLWSVVPKLFAWPPALSPAQALERLSLILLVGGVLFEFVTGVLNIQLDYVFPGSFYTLHFYGAWVFMAAFAAHAVLRLGRMWRAVRSRTLRSVLATDAAHTEPEPPDPYGLVAAAPARPTMSRRGALGLVGAGSLALLVVTAGQSIGGSLRRTALLAPHNRDPLPGPNGFQINKSASAVGIRASDIGPGWRLEIFGTRKLTFTRAQLLAMEQHTAQLPIACVEGWSTDDQSWSGLRLSDLAALAGAPHATSVLVESVQLRGAFSKVLLAGNQISNPLSLLALHVNGAPLSTDHGYPARIIVPANPGVNNTKWVRRLTFRT, encoded by the coding sequence CTGCTCGGCCGGGCGCGGGTGCTCGCCGTCACGGCGCCGCCCGGCCCCTTCCGCCCCGCCTTCTGGCGCAGTCCGCTCCGCGGACCGTGGCTGACGGCGGTCCTCGGCCTGGTCCTGCTGTGCGGCATCACGGTCCTGTTCATCACCGGACTGCTGTCGTACGCCGCCTACAACCCGGGGCTGGGGGCGCTCAACGACAAGACGCCCGGCAAGGGGCTGCTGGGCTTCTACCTGTTCACCTGGCCCACCCACCCCTACTGGCTCTACCGCCTCACCCAGGGCGTACACGTCACACTCGGGATCGTCCTCATCCCGGTGGTGCTCGCCAAACTCTGGTCGGTCGTCCCGAAGCTCTTCGCCTGGCCGCCCGCGCTCAGCCCCGCGCAAGCCCTGGAGCGCCTCTCGCTGATCCTGCTGGTCGGCGGGGTCCTCTTCGAGTTCGTCACCGGCGTGCTCAACATCCAGCTCGACTACGTCTTCCCCGGCTCCTTCTACACCCTGCACTTCTACGGCGCCTGGGTGTTCATGGCCGCCTTCGCGGCCCACGCCGTGCTACGGCTGGGGCGGATGTGGCGGGCGGTGCGCTCCCGCACCCTGCGTTCGGTGCTGGCCACCGACGCCGCGCACACCGAACCGGAGCCGCCCGATCCGTACGGCCTTGTCGCTGCCGCGCCCGCCCGCCCGACCATGAGCAGGCGGGGCGCGCTCGGACTGGTGGGCGCCGGATCGCTGGCCCTGCTCGTAGTGACCGCGGGGCAGAGCATCGGAGGCTCCCTGCGCCGCACCGCTCTGCTCGCCCCGCACAACCGCGACCCCCTGCCGGGCCCGAACGGCTTCCAGATCAACAAGAGCGCGAGCGCCGTAGGCATCAGGGCGTCCGACATCGGTCCCGGCTGGCGCCTGGAGATCTTCGGGACACGGAAACTCACCTTCACCCGCGCGCAGTTGCTCGCCATGGAACAGCACACGGCCCAGCTGCCGATCGCCTGCGTGGAGGGCTGGTCCACCGACGACCAGAGCTGGTCGGGGCTACGCCTCTCCGACCTCGCCGCCCTCGCCGGCGCGCCGCATGCCACCAGCGTCCTGGTCGAATCCGTACAGCTCCGGGGCGCCTTCAGCAAGGTGCTCCTGGCGGGCAATCAGATCAGCAACCCACTCTCACTGCTCGCCCTGCATGTCAACGGAGCACCGCTCTCCACCGACCACGGCTACCCCGCCCGGATCATCGTTCCCGCCAACCCCGGCGTGAACAACACCAAATGGGTCCGCCGCCTCACCTTCCGGACGTGA
- a CDS encoding TIGR03086 family metal-binding protein, with amino-acid sequence MNENENEVQNVNGGGAASGAPGAPAISDLLAAAAARALTVVRGIGDAQLADRTPCAEYDVHALVNHLIHVLVNFQALAARKDVDFSSEPEYVVGDWRRRFGEETAALVTAWAAPGAEDGTAGAMNLPARTVGHMVLGDLTVHAWDLARATGQDFVPEPAVVDELSPALADMAPMARAGGVFGEPVQVAAGASAFDRVLALTGRDPHWSR; translated from the coding sequence ATGAACGAGAACGAGAACGAGGTCCAGAACGTCAACGGAGGCGGGGCCGCCTCCGGGGCTCCGGGTGCGCCGGCGATCAGCGATCTGCTCGCGGCCGCCGCCGCGCGGGCGCTCACCGTGGTCCGGGGCATCGGGGACGCCCAGCTCGCGGACCGTACGCCGTGCGCCGAGTACGACGTACACGCACTGGTCAACCACCTCATCCACGTCCTGGTCAACTTCCAGGCGCTGGCCGCCCGTAAGGACGTGGACTTCAGTTCCGAGCCGGAGTACGTGGTGGGCGACTGGCGGCGCAGGTTCGGTGAGGAGACCGCGGCTCTTGTCACCGCGTGGGCCGCGCCCGGTGCGGAGGACGGCACGGCGGGCGCCATGAACCTGCCGGCCAGGACGGTCGGCCACATGGTGCTCGGTGATCTGACCGTGCACGCCTGGGACCTGGCCCGCGCGACCGGTCAGGACTTCGTGCCCGAGCCGGCCGTGGTCGACGAGCTCTCACCCGCGCTCGCGGACATGGCCCCGATGGCCCGCGCCGGGGGCGTCTTCGGCGAGCCGGTGCAGGTGGCGGCCGGGGCCTCCGCGTTCGACCGAGTCCTCGCTCTCACCGGCCGGGACCCGCACTGGAGCCGTTAG
- a CDS encoding Mut7-C RNAse domain-containing protein gives MNGPEIHLEVAPELRLFLPSERRQGRTTLVTDGSSSLGHVVESAGIPLTEAGRLAVDGRTVPSSHIPRAGEIIEVHAVERPQQVPGAPLRFLLDVHLGTLARRLRLLGVDTAYFSEDIGDPALATYSAQHRRVLLSRDRGLLRRRELWAGAYVYSDQPDEQLRDVLGRFAPDLAPWTRCSACNGELAPATKESVRERIEGGTERSHDVFAQCLVCRRVYWRGAHHHRLEAIVADALREFSPAPRSADG, from the coding sequence GTGAACGGACCGGAGATCCACCTCGAAGTCGCCCCTGAACTGCGACTCTTCCTCCCATCGGAACGCCGCCAGGGACGTACGACCCTGGTCACCGACGGCTCGTCCTCGCTCGGCCACGTCGTCGAGTCGGCCGGCATCCCGCTCACCGAGGCCGGCCGGCTGGCCGTGGACGGCCGGACCGTACCGTCCTCGCACATCCCGCGCGCGGGCGAGATCATCGAGGTGCACGCGGTGGAGCGCCCCCAACAGGTTCCCGGCGCCCCGCTCCGCTTCCTGCTGGACGTCCATCTCGGCACGCTGGCACGGCGGTTGCGGCTGCTCGGCGTGGACACCGCGTACTTCAGCGAGGACATCGGGGACCCGGCCCTCGCCACGTACTCGGCGCAGCACCGGCGCGTCCTGCTCTCCCGGGACCGGGGCCTGCTGCGACGGCGCGAGCTCTGGGCCGGGGCGTACGTCTACAGCGACCAGCCCGACGAACAACTCCGCGACGTACTGGGCAGGTTCGCCCCCGACCTCGCGCCCTGGACCCGGTGCAGCGCCTGCAACGGCGAGCTGGCCCCTGCCACCAAGGAGAGCGTGCGCGAGCGGATCGAGGGCGGCACCGAGCGCTCCCACGACGTCTTCGCCCAGTGCCTCGTGTGCCGGCGGGTGTACTGGCGCGGGGCGCACCACCACCGCCTTGAGGCCATCGTGGCCGACGCGCTGCGCGAGTTCAGCCCGGCGCCCCGCTCCGCGGACGGCTGA
- a CDS encoding YnfA family protein: MLILRSVALFVVAAFFEIGGAWLIWQGVRDSRGWIWIGSGVIALGIYGFVATLQPEGQFGRILAAYGGIFVAGSIVWGMVADGYRPDRWDVTGALICLAGMAVIMYAPRGR, from the coding sequence ATGCTGATCCTCCGCTCAGTCGCCCTGTTCGTCGTCGCCGCCTTCTTCGAGATCGGCGGCGCCTGGCTCATCTGGCAGGGCGTACGGGACAGCAGGGGCTGGATCTGGATCGGCAGCGGCGTCATCGCGCTCGGCATCTACGGCTTCGTCGCGACCCTCCAGCCCGAGGGCCAGTTCGGCAGGATCCTCGCCGCGTACGGGGGGATCTTCGTCGCCGGGTCGATCGTCTGGGGCATGGTCGCCGACGGCTACCGCCCGGACCGCTGGGACGTGACGGGCGCACTGATCTGCCTGGCCGGGATGGCCGTGATCATGTACGCACCACGTGGCCGCTGA
- a CDS encoding SDR family NAD(P)-dependent oxidoreductase has protein sequence MTAATNRIAVVTGASSGIGAATARQLAAAGYRVVLTARRKDRIEAVAAEINAAGHQATAYALDVTDRPAVEEFATVFPTIGVLVNNAGGALGADPVATGDPADWRQMYETNVIGTLNLTQTLLPALIASGDGTVVIVSSTAGHGAYEGGGGYVAAKNGARVLAETLRLEIVGQPVRVIEIAPGMVRTEEFATTRFGGDEEKAAKVYAGVAEPLLADDVAETITWAVTRPSHVNIDLLVVRPRAQASNTKVHREL, from the coding sequence ATGACCGCCGCCACCAACCGCATCGCCGTCGTCACCGGAGCGAGCAGCGGCATCGGCGCAGCCACCGCACGGCAGCTCGCCGCAGCCGGCTACCGGGTCGTGCTCACCGCGCGCCGCAAGGACCGGATCGAGGCCGTGGCGGCGGAGATCAACGCGGCGGGCCACCAGGCCACGGCGTACGCCCTGGACGTCACCGACCGCCCGGCCGTCGAGGAATTCGCCACCGTGTTCCCCACCATCGGCGTCCTGGTCAACAACGCGGGCGGCGCACTCGGCGCGGACCCGGTGGCCACCGGCGACCCGGCGGACTGGCGACAGATGTACGAGACCAACGTCATCGGCACGCTCAACCTCACCCAGACCCTGCTCCCCGCCCTGATCGCGAGCGGCGACGGCACGGTCGTGATCGTCTCGTCCACGGCGGGCCACGGGGCGTACGAGGGCGGTGGCGGTTACGTGGCCGCCAAGAACGGCGCCCGGGTGCTCGCCGAGACGCTCCGCCTGGAGATCGTGGGCCAGCCGGTACGGGTGATCGAGATCGCCCCCGGCATGGTCAGGACCGAGGAGTTCGCCACGACCCGCTTCGGCGGCGACGAGGAGAAGGCCGCCAAGGTCTACGCGGGCGTGGCGGAGCCGCTGCTGGCGGACGACGTGGCCGAGACCATCACCTGGGCGGTGACCCGCCCCAGCCACGTCAACATCGACCTCCTGGTGGTCCGCCCGCGCGCCCAGGCGTCCAACACCAAGGTGCACAGGGAGCTGTGA
- a CDS encoding RtcB family protein, producing the protein MSYVEVPGAKVPIRMWADPASVEDGAMQQLRNVATLPWIKGLAVMPDVHYGKGATVGSVIAMHGAVCPAAVGVDIGCGMSAVRTSLTANDLPGDLSRLRSKIEQAIPVGRGMHDDPVEPGRLHGFPVAGWDDFWTRFDGVAGAVKFRQDRAVKQMGSLGSGNHFIEFCLDESDSVWLMLHSGSRNIGKELADHHIGVAQKLPHNQGLVDRDLAVFIAGTPQMGAYRNDLFWAQEYAKYNRAIMMSLFQDVVRKEFKKARVTFEPVISCHHNYVSEERYEGMDLLVTRKGAIRAGSGDYGIIPGSMGTGSYIVKGLGNEKAFNSASHGAGRKMSRNAAKRRFTTRDLEEQTQGVECRKDSGVVDEIPGAYKPIEQVIDRQRDLVEVVAKLKQVVCVKG; encoded by the coding sequence ATGTCGTATGTAGAGGTTCCGGGTGCGAAGGTCCCCATCCGGATGTGGGCCGACCCGGCGTCGGTCGAGGACGGCGCGATGCAGCAGCTGCGGAACGTCGCCACACTGCCCTGGATCAAGGGCCTCGCCGTCATGCCGGACGTGCACTACGGCAAGGGCGCGACGGTCGGCTCGGTGATCGCGATGCACGGGGCGGTCTGCCCGGCGGCGGTCGGTGTGGACATCGGCTGCGGAATGTCGGCGGTGAGGACGTCACTGACGGCGAACGATCTGCCGGGCGATCTGTCGCGGCTGCGCTCCAAGATCGAACAGGCCATTCCGGTGGGCCGGGGGATGCACGACGACCCGGTGGAGCCGGGACGGCTGCACGGCTTCCCGGTGGCGGGCTGGGACGACTTCTGGACACGGTTCGACGGGGTCGCCGGAGCGGTCAAATTCCGTCAGGACCGGGCTGTGAAGCAGATGGGTTCGCTCGGCTCGGGAAACCACTTCATCGAATTCTGTCTCGATGAGTCAGATTCGGTCTGGCTAATGTTGCACTCGGGCTCCCGGAACATCGGCAAGGAGCTGGCCGACCACCACATCGGCGTCGCACAGAAACTCCCGCACAACCAGGGCCTGGTGGACCGCGACCTGGCAGTGTTCATCGCCGGCACCCCGCAGATGGGGGCGTACCGGAACGACCTGTTCTGGGCGCAGGAGTACGCGAAGTACAACCGGGCCATCATGATGAGCCTCTTCCAGGACGTGGTCCGGAAGGAGTTCAAGAAGGCCCGGGTGACCTTCGAGCCGGTCATCAGCTGCCACCACAACTACGTGTCCGAGGAGCGGTACGAGGGCATGGACCTGCTGGTCACCAGGAAGGGCGCCATCCGCGCCGGATCCGGTGACTACGGGATCATCCCCGGTTCGATGGGCACGGGTTCGTACATCGTGAAGGGCCTCGGTAACGAGAAGGCCTTCAACTCCGCCTCGCACGGCGCCGGGCGGAAGATGAGCCGGAACGCCGCGAAGCGCCGCTTCACCACGCGGGACCTGGAGGAGCAGACGCAGGGGGTGGAGTGCCGGAAGGACTCCGGTGTCGTGGACGAGATCCCTGGCGCGTACAAGCCGATCGAGCAGGTCATCGACCGGCAGCGCGACCTGGTCGAGGTCGTGGCCAAGCTCAAGCAGGTCGTGTGTGTGAAGGGCTGA
- a CDS encoding DUF3558 domain-containing protein produces the protein MLLAALVTGCTAGSGADGSGADAKPGETTPAAAPGKYSTLPEPCRAADQGVLKDMFPEMADLPKDQQEKAYAGTPEATFDTDRQVGCRWQADAPADAHRLRISMERVVSYDTTVSDDDQAKTLYEQKLAAAGIPADGSSTASPSTGADGGTHTGADGGTDADADSDTQGGTPAAGKTGQNGGQKSGHDSTPDATGSGRSDDGQPADGLQSRALSGLGSAAFLADIPARAGAASPQHTVRVVFRASNVLVTVEYSEEPAEAGTPPDTKSLQDRTRAMAGKLADQISE, from the coding sequence GTGCTGCTCGCAGCGCTCGTCACCGGCTGCACGGCCGGTTCCGGGGCCGATGGTTCCGGAGCCGACGCGAAGCCCGGCGAGACCACTCCCGCCGCGGCGCCCGGCAAGTACTCCACCCTGCCCGAACCCTGCCGCGCCGCCGACCAGGGCGTGCTGAAGGACATGTTCCCGGAGATGGCCGACCTGCCGAAGGACCAGCAGGAGAAGGCATACGCGGGCACACCCGAGGCGACCTTCGACACCGACCGCCAGGTGGGCTGCCGGTGGCAGGCCGACGCGCCCGCCGATGCCCACCGGCTGCGTATCTCGATGGAACGCGTCGTGAGTTACGACACGACCGTCAGCGACGACGACCAGGCCAAGACCCTGTACGAGCAGAAGCTCGCCGCCGCCGGCATCCCGGCGGACGGCTCCTCCACCGCGAGCCCGTCCACCGGCGCGGATGGCGGTACGCACACCGGCGCGGACGGCGGTACGGACGCCGACGCGGACAGTGACACGCAGGGCGGCACGCCCGCCGCCGGAAAGACCGGGCAGAACGGCGGGCAGAAGAGCGGACACGACAGCACGCCGGACGCCACAGGCAGTGGGCGGAGCGACGACGGGCAGCCGGCGGACGGCCTCCAGTCGCGGGCCCTCAGCGGCCTGGGCAGCGCCGCCTTCCTCGCCGACATCCCGGCCAGGGCCGGTGCGGCATCCCCGCAGCACACGGTCCGGGTGGTCTTCCGCGCGTCGAACGTCCTCGTCACCGTGGAGTACAGCGAGGAGCCCGCAGAGGCGGGCACTCCCCCCGACACCAAGAGCCTGCAGGACAGGACGCGGGCCATGGCCGGCAAACTCGCCGACCAGATCAGTGAGTAA
- a CDS encoding DUF3558 domain-containing protein, which produces MHRSAPRLTRLLACAAVPVMLVVAGCSSDSGSSGKKNSSSSPAPSASASPTVAKAVYAKLPDACKSIPAKTVSDLVPKAKDKSGTEIKSTDLSARAGCSWNGLESKGTKGSQYRWLSVSYLRFDSDSVLGSGQKRAQDQYAKAVADVKATDGAKNVKTVTTPGIGNEATTVTYEQRKTDADFIYAVVITRSENVITTVNQNGAGYEGLKSPSADDMSKGAQTAAKAAVSSLTAANK; this is translated from the coding sequence ATGCACCGATCAGCCCCGCGACTCACCCGCCTTCTCGCCTGTGCAGCCGTCCCCGTGATGCTCGTCGTCGCCGGCTGCTCGTCGGACTCCGGCTCCAGCGGCAAGAAGAACTCGAGCTCCTCCCCCGCGCCCAGCGCGTCGGCGTCCCCGACCGTCGCGAAGGCGGTGTACGCCAAACTGCCCGACGCCTGTAAGTCGATCCCGGCGAAGACCGTCTCGGACCTGGTTCCCAAGGCGAAGGACAAGTCGGGAACCGAGATCAAGTCGACCGACCTGTCGGCCCGCGCCGGGTGTTCCTGGAACGGCCTGGAGAGCAAGGGCACCAAGGGCTCCCAGTACCGCTGGCTCTCCGTCTCGTATCTGCGCTTCGACTCCGACAGCGTCCTCGGCAGCGGGCAGAAGCGCGCGCAGGACCAGTACGCCAAGGCAGTGGCCGACGTGAAGGCGACGGACGGCGCGAAGAACGTCAAGACGGTGACCACGCCGGGCATCGGCAACGAGGCGACCACGGTCACCTACGAACAGCGCAAGACCGACGCGGACTTCATCTACGCCGTGGTCATCACGCGTTCGGAGAACGTCATCACGACCGTCAACCAGAACGGCGCCGGCTACGAGGGCCTCAAGTCCCCCTCGGCCGACGATATGTCGAAGGGGGCGCAGACTGCGGCCAAGGCGGCGGTGTCCTCGCTGACCGCAGCCAACAAGTAG
- a CDS encoding integrase, with product MSTVDVGGGRWRAYRYNLKTQSRGPLPEACTRFASDLVSWVMALGGRHGQWFLIGPDGRPDLRVNSFFGSPKMKGRAARTNRDYAYSVCLWLNFLESLGRRWWEASEDDAREFQFWRVTDPRNPRRVQRSSFYRDAAGLKTFYRWMGGRFQVVNPFEELETSRGRKQEDVKWLDPAGYARWRDLGLRGLDLDGREDPAWGGRNEQRDAVFADGLYGTGLRLSEWASVVLPELPEEARGRGYYTCALADACAKGGYGHTYWMPRAVLSDVLSYVEGARARSVRRAQVAGRYERVPERRIAVGFEGRQAVTFEAESGERETTAWNELDPADRKLLFRRTPQGLEPLALWLNEDGLPRDGHGWHHTFEAANERIAVLGLKDFSCTPHMLRHSLALKWYSVAKLVQARQLGHLSQEETRDFREQFGDHWHLVQTMLGHRQVETTKNVYLEPFRNLEVELLLRHADGFPVERFMADVFTAHPRVRTDPLAVR from the coding sequence GTGAGCACAGTTGATGTGGGTGGCGGGCGCTGGCGCGCGTACCGGTACAACCTGAAGACACAGAGCCGGGGCCCGTTACCCGAGGCGTGCACCCGGTTCGCGTCCGATCTCGTGTCGTGGGTCATGGCCCTGGGCGGGAGGCACGGGCAGTGGTTCCTGATCGGCCCTGACGGTCGTCCCGACCTGCGGGTGAACTCGTTCTTCGGGTCGCCGAAGATGAAGGGCCGGGCAGCGCGGACGAACCGGGACTATGCCTACTCGGTGTGTCTGTGGTTGAACTTCCTGGAGTCCTTGGGGCGGCGCTGGTGGGAGGCGTCCGAGGACGATGCGCGGGAGTTCCAGTTCTGGCGGGTGACCGATCCGCGTAACCCACGACGGGTGCAACGTAGTTCGTTCTACCGCGACGCCGCGGGGCTGAAGACGTTCTACCGGTGGATGGGCGGACGCTTCCAAGTGGTCAACCCCTTCGAGGAGTTGGAGACCTCGCGGGGCCGCAAGCAGGAAGACGTGAAGTGGCTCGACCCGGCCGGCTACGCGCGGTGGCGGGACCTCGGGCTGCGCGGGCTGGATCTGGACGGCCGCGAGGACCCCGCGTGGGGTGGCCGCAACGAGCAGCGGGACGCCGTATTTGCCGACGGCTTGTACGGCACGGGCCTACGACTGTCGGAGTGGGCGAGCGTGGTGCTGCCGGAGCTCCCGGAGGAGGCGCGAGGGCGGGGCTACTACACGTGTGCGCTGGCTGACGCGTGCGCGAAGGGCGGTTACGGGCACACGTACTGGATGCCGCGTGCGGTGCTCTCCGACGTGTTGTCGTACGTGGAGGGGGCAAGGGCGCGGTCGGTGCGGCGGGCCCAGGTGGCGGGCCGCTATGAGCGGGTGCCTGAGCGGCGGATCGCGGTCGGTTTCGAGGGGCGTCAGGCGGTGACGTTCGAGGCGGAGAGCGGGGAGCGGGAGACGACGGCGTGGAACGAGCTGGATCCTGCTGACCGCAAGCTGCTGTTTCGGCGTACACCGCAGGGGCTGGAGCCGCTGGCTCTCTGGCTGAACGAGGACGGACTGCCCCGGGACGGGCACGGGTGGCATCACACCTTCGAGGCCGCGAACGAGCGGATCGCCGTGCTCGGGCTGAAGGACTTCAGCTGTACGCCGCACATGTTGCGGCACTCGCTGGCGCTGAAGTGGTACTCGGTCGCCAAGTTGGTGCAGGCCCGCCAGCTCGGGCATCTGTCGCAGGAGGAGACCCGCGACTTCAGAGAGCAGTTCGGCGATCACTGGCATCTGGTGCAGACGATGCTGGGGCACCGGCAGGTGGAGACGACCAAGAACGTCTACCTGGAGCCGTTTCGGAACCTGGAGGTGGAGCTGCTGCTGCGGCACGCCGACGGGTTCCCGGTGGAACGGTTCATGGCGGATGTCTTCACAGCCCATCCCCGGGTGCGTACGGATCCGCTGGCGGTGCGGTGA
- the lysS gene encoding lysine--tRNA ligase, producing the protein MPIVAQSTETDWVSRFADDVIAESERRAEGAKHSGAGAPVVVVASGLSPSGPIHLGNLREVMTPHLVADEIRRRGYQVRHLISWDDYDRYRKVPNGVPGIDASWAEHIGKPLTSVPAPAGSAYPNWAEHFKAAMVEALAELGVEYDPISQTEQYLAGTYREQILHAMKHRADIDAILDRYRTKKDPAKQGPDGGGADGKKKQGQKQQGQKPLDEAEIEAAEGSGAADEDDGSSGATGYYPYKPYCGACEKDLTTVTSYDDDTTELSYTCTACGHSETVLLSEFNRGKLVWKVDWPMRWAYEGVIFEPSGVDHSSPGSSFVVGGQIVREIFDGVQPIGPMYAFVGISGMAKMSSSKGGVPTPSDALKIMEAPLLRWLYARRRPNQSFKIAFDQEIQRLYDEWDKLESKVADGSALPADAAAHTRAARTAERELPRTPRPLPYRTLASVADITAGAEDQTLRILSELDPANPIASLDDVRPRLDRAENWITTQVPAEQRTLVRMEPDTETLAALGDQDRESLRLLIEGLDTHWSLDGLTTLVYGVPKVQAGFEPDAKPTPELKVAQRTFFALLYQLLVGRDTGPRLPTLLLAVGADRVRKLLAA; encoded by the coding sequence GTGCCGATCGTGGCTCAGAGCACCGAGACCGACTGGGTCTCCCGTTTCGCGGACGATGTCATCGCCGAATCGGAGCGCCGTGCCGAGGGCGCGAAACACTCCGGCGCCGGGGCACCGGTGGTCGTCGTCGCGTCCGGTCTCTCCCCCTCGGGCCCGATCCACCTGGGCAACCTGCGCGAGGTGATGACCCCGCACCTGGTCGCCGACGAGATCAGGCGGCGCGGGTACCAGGTGCGCCACCTCATCTCCTGGGACGACTACGACCGGTACCGCAAGGTGCCGAACGGCGTCCCCGGCATCGACGCGTCCTGGGCCGAGCACATCGGCAAGCCGCTCACATCGGTACCCGCCCCGGCCGGGTCCGCGTACCCGAACTGGGCCGAGCACTTCAAGGCCGCCATGGTCGAGGCGCTCGCCGAGCTGGGCGTGGAGTACGACCCGATCAGCCAGACCGAGCAGTACCTGGCGGGCACCTACCGCGAGCAGATCCTGCACGCCATGAAGCACCGCGCCGACATCGACGCCATCCTCGACCGGTACCGCACCAAGAAGGACCCCGCGAAGCAGGGCCCCGACGGCGGCGGTGCCGACGGCAAGAAGAAGCAGGGCCAGAAGCAGCAGGGCCAGAAGCCGCTCGACGAGGCCGAGATCGAGGCCGCCGAGGGGTCCGGCGCCGCCGACGAGGACGACGGCAGCAGCGGTGCCACCGGCTACTACCCCTACAAGCCCTACTGCGGCGCGTGCGAGAAGGACCTCACCACGGTCACCTCGTACGACGACGACACCACCGAGCTCTCCTACACCTGCACCGCGTGCGGGCACTCCGAGACGGTTCTGCTCAGCGAGTTCAACCGCGGCAAGCTGGTCTGGAAGGTCGACTGGCCGATGCGCTGGGCTTACGAGGGCGTCATCTTCGAGCCCAGCGGCGTCGACCACTCCTCGCCCGGCTCCTCGTTCGTCGTCGGCGGACAGATCGTCCGCGAGATCTTCGACGGCGTGCAGCCGATCGGGCCGATGTACGCGTTCGTCGGCATCAGCGGCATGGCCAAGATGTCGTCGTCCAAGGGCGGCGTGCCCACCCCGTCCGACGCGCTGAAGATCATGGAGGCTCCGCTGCTGCGCTGGCTGTACGCCCGGCGGCGGCCCAACCAGTCCTTCAAGATCGCCTTCGACCAGGAGATCCAGCGGCTCTACGACGAGTGGGACAAGCTGGAGTCCAAGGTCGCCGACGGCTCGGCGCTCCCCGCCGACGCCGCCGCGCACACCCGCGCGGCCCGCACGGCGGAGCGTGAACTCCCGCGCACCCCACGCCCGTTGCCGTACCGCACCCTCGCATCCGTCGCGGACATCACGGCCGGTGCCGAGGACCAGACCCTGCGCATCCTCAGCGAACTGGACCCGGCGAACCCGATCGCCTCGCTCGACGACGTACGCCCCCGGCTCGACCGCGCCGAGAACTGGATCACCACCCAGGTCCCGGCCGAACAGCGCACCCTGGTGCGCATGGAGCCGGACACGGAGACCCTGGCCGCGCTCGGCGACCAGGACCGCGAGTCGCTGCGGCTGCTGATCGAAGGTCTCGACACGCACTGGTCACTGGACGGTCTGACGACGCTCGTCTACGGCGTACCGAAGGTCCAGGCCGGCTTCGAGCCGGACGCCAAGCCCACCCCGGAGCTGAAGGTCGCCCAGCGCACCTTCTTCGCCCTGCTCTACCAGCTGCTGGTCGGCCGCGACACCGGGCCGAGGCTGCCCACGCTGCTGCTCGCCGTCGGCGCCGACCGGGTACGGAAGCTGCTCGCGGCCTGA